The following proteins are encoded in a genomic region of Tenacibaculum sp. 190524A05c:
- a CDS encoding P-loop NTPase fold protein — MNTDLPLVDPQKDKLGRNELAKEIARGLVYSFKDSTESTVLGINGTWGIGKSTLLNFIIDNIEKLSGEENQEIVVLRFNPWMFSGQKELQMYFLKELILKLNGKSEKLKAVSEKVAKFLDRLSWVKYLHSGVQEGMNAVSKLLKDGFQEKNLIELKKDIDDILIEKNIKLYITIDDIDRLTPREITDIFQLVKLNGNFSNTIFILSYDLEVVESALQKEFNDFGKKYMEKIVQIDYTLPPISKTDLSRLFIDSLNVLFKDPETIDIITGLSGKIRNEQFVQMFNNLRDVYRFCNSIKLRLPLIIHDLNVLDFLRVEFLRLFQHQLYRKIIENKEELTYRHRKNKSSIINNSNEVTTESYIEKFGLESDIESILKSLFIVERGLGYTEDSTNLLIRGKRVADRNYFDRYFGLKLSNTDIKEVVYRDFIFKNSVEENIKILEEIRTKDQLPKFLDWLMVKSTVADDDRLGLINLSVLCFCNKLPYEEPIFFGTSTEYSIVLDFFSNIFKERFYHDSKETFIFELIRENRKSSSLILGNSILNSYEEKKKGKFRSYYRWFYLLGYDHNNEVFIEELKKELKDLCRPVFKSLIESYTDQTFDEIKFILLFTSDIDIDFYTNNLSEILSDDSLFIRIIWIAFSRVAQNSFGELIYKFGGNSLIRGMEKEKVKERLDTFDLSKYSEGEKLILDFFIRSYKNENIEDISSESFENIKHSL, encoded by the coding sequence GAACTTGGGGAATAGGGAAGTCGACTTTATTAAACTTTATTATTGATAATATAGAAAAGTTATCAGGAGAAGAGAATCAAGAAATTGTTGTTTTAAGATTTAATCCTTGGATGTTCTCTGGTCAAAAGGAATTACAAATGTACTTTCTAAAAGAATTAATTTTAAAGTTAAATGGTAAGTCTGAAAAACTAAAAGCTGTTTCTGAAAAAGTTGCCAAATTTTTGGATCGATTAAGTTGGGTGAAATATTTGCATTCGGGAGTTCAGGAGGGAATGAATGCAGTGAGTAAATTACTTAAAGATGGTTTTCAAGAGAAAAATCTTATTGAATTAAAAAAAGATATAGATGATATTTTGATTGAAAAAAATATTAAGTTATACATAACAATTGATGATATTGATAGGTTAACCCCTCGTGAAATAACGGATATTTTTCAGTTAGTAAAACTGAATGGAAATTTTTCTAATACAATCTTTATTTTATCATATGACTTAGAAGTAGTGGAATCTGCATTGCAAAAAGAATTTAATGATTTTGGAAAAAAGTACATGGAAAAAATTGTTCAAATAGATTATACATTACCACCAATATCTAAAACCGATTTATCGAGGTTGTTCATTGATAGTCTTAATGTTCTTTTTAAGGATCCAGAAACAATTGATATTATAACTGGATTGAGTGGTAAAATTCGAAATGAACAATTTGTTCAAATGTTCAATAATTTAAGAGATGTCTACAGGTTTTGTAATAGTATAAAATTGAGATTACCATTAATTATTCATGATCTAAATGTTTTGGATTTTCTTCGTGTTGAATTTTTGAGACTTTTTCAGCATCAGTTATATAGAAAAATTATTGAGAATAAGGAAGAGTTGACCTATAGACACCGTAAAAACAAATCCTCAATTATAAATAATTCTAATGAGGTAACAACTGAATCATATATTGAAAAGTTTGGTTTAGAGAGTGATATTGAAAGCATCTTAAAAAGTTTGTTTATTGTTGAAAGAGGGTTAGGGTATACTGAAGATTCAACTAATTTATTGATAAGAGGTAAAAGGGTTGCGGATAGGAATTATTTTGATAGATATTTTGGTTTGAAATTATCTAATACAGACATTAAGGAAGTTGTTTATCGAGATTTTATTTTTAAAAATTCGGTAGAAGAAAATATTAAGATTTTGGAAGAAATTCGAACAAAAGATCAGCTTCCTAAGTTTTTGGATTGGTTAATGGTTAAATCAACTGTGGCAGATGATGATAGATTGGGTTTAATTAATCTCTCTGTACTATGTTTTTGTAATAAACTACCATACGAAGAACCTATCTTTTTTGGTACGTCAACCGAGTATTCAATTGTATTAGATTTTTTCTCAAATATATTTAAAGAACGTTTTTATCATGACTCTAAAGAGACGTTTATATTTGAATTAATACGTGAAAATAGAAAGTCCTCTTCATTGATTTTGGGTAATTCAATTTTGAATTCCTATGAAGAAAAGAAAAAAGGGAAATTTAGATCATATTACAGGTGGTTTTATTTGTTAGGTTATGATCATAATAATGAGGTTTTTATTGAGGAGTTAAAAAAAGAGTTAAAAGATTTATGCAGACCTGTATTTAAAAGTTTAATAGAAAGTTATACCGACCAAACTTTCGATGAAATTAAGTTTATATTATTATTTACATCAGATATCGATATTGATTTTTACACGAACAATTTGTCTGAAATTTTAAGTGATGATAGTCTTTTCATTAGAATAATATGGATTGCGTTTTCGAGGGTGGCACAAAATTCATTTGGTGAATTGATCTATAAATTTGGTGGGAATAGTCTTATTAGAGGTATGGAAAAGGAGAAAGTTAAAGAACGATTAGATACTTTTGATTTAAGTAAGTATTCCGAGGGAGAGAAATTAATACTAGATTTTTTTATCAGGTCATACAAGAATGAGAATATAGAAGATATATCTTCTGAAAGTTTCGAAAATATAAAACATTCACTTTAG